A part of Aegilops tauschii subsp. strangulata cultivar AL8/78 chromosome 2, Aet v6.0, whole genome shotgun sequence genomic DNA contains:
- the LOC109733771 gene encoding uncharacterized protein isoform X2: MISYITEENKRRKRKRIILTELYFESVLLGMAYLISQRAPRGIGSFSDDEHKHTLRKYLLKDMYDGSEVACYDQLRLTKRNFHDLCTMLRERCGLSGSVYVTVEEKVAMFLLVVGHGLKMRLLRGTYKQSLGTISTHFSAVLSAILSMHGEFIKLPDANVQPPDDYKWKWFGDALGALDGCHVDVSVPVAAQGREGSASDSRFLCDSMRTDRQDAFVVPHGKYYLADAGYTNGPGFLAPFRSTQYHLKEWASSQQQPQTAKELYNLRHSRARNVVERTFGLWKKKWGILRTQSFFDTKDQIRIINACCVLHNFARDRQHMMDNLLLQELDNELASQPIEADDANSIRSVQVTNAWTNFRNQLSDDMFAEYVVAHANLQQ, encoded by the exons ATGATTTCTTACATAACTGAAGAGAACAAAAGGAGAAAGAGGAAAAGGATAATCTTGACAGAACTTTACTTTGAATCGGTTCTTCTCGGAATGGCATACCTTATTTCACAGAGAGCACCTCGTGGAATAGGTAGTTTTAGTGATGATGAGCACAAACACACACTTAGGAAGTACTTGTTGAAAGATATGTATGATGGCTCAGAAGTGGCATGCTATGATCAGCTACGTTTAACCAAAAGAAACTTTCATGATTTATGCACCATGTTGCGTGAGAGGTGTGGTCTAAGTGGTAGTGTGTATGTGACTGTGGAAGAAAAGGTTGCCATGTTCTTGCTAGTAGTGGGCCACGGTCTGAAAATGAGGTTGCTTCGAGGCACATACAAGCAGTCTTTGGGAACTATAAGTACTCACTTTTCCGCAGTCTTAAGTGCCATTCTATCTATGCATGGGGAGTTCATTAAGCTTCCAGATGCTAATGTTCAACCTCCCGATGATTACAAATGGAAGTGGTTTGGTGATGCACTTGGAGCACTAGATGGTTGTCATGTAGACGTTTCAGTTCCCGTGGCTGCCCAAGGGAG GGAGGGTTCCGCTTCCGACTCAAGATTCCTCTGTGACTCCATGAGAACTGATCGCCAAGATGCATTTGTTGTACCTCATG GAAAATATTACTTGGCTGATGCTGGTTACACGAATGGGCCTGGATTTCTAGCTCCATTCAGATCCACTCAGTATCACTTGAAAGAGTGGGCATCAAGTCAGCAACAACCCCAAACTGCCAAAGAGTTATATAACTTGCGCCATTCTCGTGCTAGAAATGTAGTAGAGAGAACTTTTGGGTTGTGGAAGAAGAAGTGGGGTATCCTTCGCACTCAAAGTTTCTTTGATACAAAGGACCAG ATTCGAATCATTAATGCTTGTTGTGTGTTACACAACTTTGCGAGGGATAGGCAACATATGATGGACAACTTATTGCTACAAGAATTGGATAATGAACTAGCTTCTCAGCCAATTGAGGCTGATGATGCTAACTCAATTAGAAGTGTCCAAGTCACTAATGCATGGACCAACTTCAGGAACCAACTATCTGATGACATGTTTGCTGAATATGTTGTGGCGCATGCAAATTTACAGCAGTAG
- the LOC109733771 gene encoding L10-interacting MYB domain-containing protein isoform X1, translating to MDSEQADQSTMVEETKKKYSRDYLTWTDEMDKVLLDVFVEHHNIGDQGQNGWKPHVYTAAIKAIRDKCGLHVTKEKICSRMKTFDKHYATISKILSQSGFGWDWVNNKLLMDSDDVWNKYVQANPKAACYKNKEVKNWEAICTIYSKDHATGEGAMTGAETEAQPTEPDVVAVEDSPEMPQKRQRTGDAILCMLGDMKCSFQDALKSLEPLELPKVTPPLEILAALEKIPELARSDMLRAYGKLILSERLFQALMELPMDFRKEWLLMLNEKNNI from the exons ATGGATTCGGAGCAGGCAGATCAAAG CACCATGGTTGAAGAAACAAAGAAGAAGTATAGTAGAGATTACTTGACATGGACAGATGAGATGGATAAGGTATTGTTGGATGTCTTTGTTGAACATCACAACATAGGTGATCAGGGCCAAAATGGATGGAAGCCACATGTCTACACTGCTGCTATAAAGGCAATACGTGATAAGTGTGGACTGCATGTCACAAAGGAGAAAATATGTTCAAGGATGAAGACTTTTGACAAGCATTATGCTACGATTAGCAAGATTCTTTCTCAGAGTGGATTTGGTTGGGATTGGGTCAATAACAAGCTACTCATGGACAGTGATGATGTGTGGAACAAATATGTGCAA GCTAATCCGAAGGCAGCTTGTTACAAGAACAAAGAAGTGAAGAATTGGGAGGCAATTTGCACAATATACTCCAAAGATCATGCAACCGGTGAAGGTGCAATGACAGGTGCTGAAACTGAAGCGCAACCAACAGAACCTGATGTAGTAGCCGTCGAAGACTCTCCTGAAATGCCACAAAAAAGGCAGCGAACAGGTGATGCTATCTTGTGCATGCTTGGAGACATGAAATGTTCTTTTCAAGATGCTTTGAAATCACTTGAGCCACTTGAACTGCCCAAGGTTACCCCTCCTCTTGAAATCCTTGCTGCCCTTGAAAAGATCCCAGAGTTGGCTCGTTCTGACATGTTGCGAGCATATGGTAAACTCATCCTTAGTGAACGCTTATTTCAAGCGCTTATGGAGTTGCCCATGGACTTTAGGAAGGAATGGTTGCTGATGCTCAATGagaagaa
- the LOC109733748 gene encoding berberine bridge enzyme-like Cyn d 4, which yields MLRGLALAFSVSFFSCYLTSVPSLASSDGHGFLQCLREKMPSELVYTQSSSNFTDVLFSSIKNPKFFTTATVSPRLCIVTPGDASHVQAAVVCGRRQGVRLRVRSGGHDYEGLSYRSVRPSEVFAVVDLGASLLAVRVDRIESTAWVESGATIGELYYAIARNDSRVAFPAGECPTVGVGGHFSGGGIGMMTRKHGLAVDKIVDAKMVNANGELLDRAGMGEDLFWAIRGGGGGSFGIVLSWKVQLVQVPPTVTVFNIGRMVDQGAVDILTRWQHIAPSLPSDLTIRVLVQQGQQALFQALYFGTCGALVATMGEQFPELGMTSADCQQMTWLQSAATPFLSFASNGTLEEVLLDRTAWTSAFTKAKSDYVLRAIPKAAWKEIFSRWFGMDGAGDIILEPHGGFMDSVPAAARPYPHRNGVLYVIQYIAYWQQQGDGGAAAKSWIGGLYDFMGQHVSTNPRRAYVNFRDLDIGQNDDDGTFESGKVWGERYFVGNYRRLAAVKAGVDPTNYFRNEQSIPPFMETTTQVI from the coding sequence ATGCTGAGAGGCTTGGCACTCGCGTTTTCCGTGAGCTTCTTCTCATGCTACCTGACGTCTGTTCCTTCGCTAGCTTCCTCCGATGGCCATGGCTTCCTCCAATGCCTACGGGAGAAGATGCCCAGCGAGCTGGTGTACACGCAGAGCTCCAGCAACTTCACCGACGTGCTGTTCTCCTCCATCAAGAACCCCAAGTTCTTCACCACCGCCACGGTGAGCCCGCGGCTCTGCATCGTCACTCCCGGCGACGCCTCCCACGTCCAGGCCGCCGTGGTGTGCGGCCGCAGGCAGGGCGTGCGCCTCCGCGTGCGCAGCGGCGGGCACGACTACGAGGGCCTGTCGTACCGCTCGGTGCGGCCGTCCGAGGTATTCGCGGTGGTCGACCTCGGCGCCAGCCTTCTGGCCGTGCGCGTCGACCGGATCGAGTCCACGGCCTGGGTCGAATCAGGCGCCACCATCGGGGAGCTGTACTACGCCATCGCGAGGAACGACTCCCGGGTCGCGTTCCCGGCCGGCGAGTGCCCGACAGTCGGCGTGGGAGGCCACTTCAGCGGCGGGGGCATCGGAATGATGACGCGCAAGCATGGCCTCGCCGTCGACAAGATCGTCGACGCCAAGATGGTCAACGCCAACGGGGAACTACTCGACAGGGCCGGCATGGGGGAGGACCTTTTCTGGGCCAtccgaggtggcggcggcgggagctTCGGCATCGTGCTCTCGTGGAAAGTCCAGCTCGTCCAGGTCCCGCCGACGGTGACGGTATTCAACATCGGAAGAATGGTCGACCAGGGCGCCGTGGACATCCTCACCAGATGGCAGCACATCGCGCCCTCGCTCCCCAGCGACCTCACCATAAGGGTGCTCGTGCAGCAGGGGCAGCAGGCTCTGTTCCAGGCCCTGTACTTCGGCACGTGCGGCGCGCTGGTGGCGACGATGGGCGAGCAGTTCCCGGAGCTCGGCATGACGAGCGCCGACTGCCAGCAGATGACCTGGCTGCAGTCCGCGGCCACACCCTTCCTCAGCTTCGCCAGCAACGGCACGCTGGAGGAAGTGCTCCTGGACAGGACTGCCTGGACTAGCGCCTTCACCAAGGCCAAGTCCGACTACGTCCTGCGCGCCATCCCAAAGGCCGCGTGGAAGGAAATCTTCTCGCGCTGGTTCGGCATGGACGGCGCGGGGGACATCATCCTGGAGCCCCACGGCGGGTTCATGGACAGCGTCCCAGCCGCCGCCAGGCCGTACCCGCACCGGAACGGCGTGCTGTACGTCATCCAGTACATCGCATACTGGCAGCAGCAGGGTGACGGCGGCGCTGCGGCCAAGAGCTGGATCGGCGGCCTGTACGACTTCATGGGGCAGCACGTGAGCACGAACCCGAGGCGGGCGTACGTGAACTTCCGCGACCTGGACATCGGCCAGAACGACGACGACGGCACCTTCGAGAGCGGAAAGGTCTGGGGCGAGCGGTACTTCGTGGGCAACTACCGAAGGCTAGCGGCGGTGAAGGCCGGCGTAGATCCGACGAACTACTTCAGAAACGAGCAGAGCATCCCGCCGTTTATGGAGACGACGACGCAAGTGATCTAG